The following proteins are encoded in a genomic region of Dyadobacter sp. UC 10:
- a CDS encoding carbohydrate-binding protein produces the protein MKYLLLTVMLLTGVNGFSQTYRPLSGKIEAENYDAISGVGTESTEDTGGGLDVGWMNDSSYVDYNVTAPSAGFYTFKVRIANGFSDQASLQIKGANGAVLGQRILPRTGGMQGWATVNMFAALPAGNQTIRFYAEKGVFAINWFEAALSSVSLPGKIESETFDIASNVRNENSQGTSSGANVTDIDDNDWLDYNVNVTAAGTYTFFFRVANAWGDGLIEIKEGSGPTLGQVSIPRTGGWQNYVTVSTTATLSAGSHIIRLQTTRGAFNFDWFEVAGTVPLLTQNLPGKIQAEDFHAINGVQTENSNDTDGTANVSGIDNGDWMDYHVNVQTAGPHAFHFRVASAQGNGLFEIKNTSGDVLGAINVPWTGGWQTYATFSDTLNLPAGHQVLRLQASRGGFNFNWFDVQSITIQKPAGLITFAALPAKNVNDSPFALTATSTNAEVPVTFSSSNTAVITVANAGNTWQATIVGEGSAVITASQTESNSFSAAQPVSHSQVINPNSPSAPANKITIDGKRWYQLTNATSSLEPLFDGNTQVSVNTGWGKVINDYEAYYPVLEGEQMTLQSIKFFDYEGSAAQAPMTLSVITSNWERIEIASFKGYEYNSWVGPYPDAQVAEEDKFKLNAPIGNIRYLVLRIQGILPTEIELYGSYTPPSQGVTPVPHKSVRLGDTFGVNGYEWNFEVGNNPQVINEPLMNAAKSFSGFRHYMDWEKLESQQGVYSYNPTISGGWNYDAIYERCKAENIEVLACLKTLPGWMLDSYPAGERDNENVPVHFGMDFTLPSSYIEQAKMGFQYAARYGSNNAVDPALLSTHSTPRWWGDVPNAVKIGLNLVKYIECDNERDKWWKGRKAYQTAREYAANLSAFYDGHKNTMGAGVGIKNADPNMKVVIAGLVTGSDYIKGMVDWCKEFRGYKPDGSVNLCWDIVNFHLYIDNSTMTQSGTSTRGTAPENINAKKIIDDYVKTSHEFSQDMPVWITETGYDVNQGSPLKAIAIGSKSELVTQADWILRTSLVSARSGIEKVFYYQMYDDNNGSGMFGTSGLLNSDQTRRPAADYLFQVNKQFGNYRYKETLHSDPIVDRYELDGKSMYVLTVPDEIGRTAAYTLNLNESGVAKIYTPQVGSNNMSQQQLPIVDGQVTVTAGETPIFVIADASSARMAATEMPAPLLEEAALHADVSVYPNPTTDYISIDLANGKTSEIEIKIFEAGTGRLHHKSKVRKAGNKFSHRISIAHLPANMYVVEISQEQERAFRKVAKMN, from the coding sequence ATGAAATATCTTTTACTCACCGTCATGCTATTGACTGGCGTCAATGGCTTTTCACAGACTTATCGTCCACTTTCCGGAAAAATCGAAGCAGAAAATTACGATGCCATCTCAGGCGTTGGAACAGAATCCACCGAAGATACCGGCGGTGGCCTGGATGTCGGCTGGATGAACGACAGCAGCTATGTCGATTACAATGTAACGGCACCTTCCGCTGGTTTTTATACTTTCAAAGTACGTATTGCAAATGGTTTCAGCGATCAGGCTTCCTTACAGATTAAGGGAGCAAATGGAGCCGTTTTAGGGCAGAGAATACTTCCGCGGACCGGCGGAATGCAGGGCTGGGCAACCGTAAATATGTTTGCTGCACTACCCGCAGGAAATCAGACCATTCGTTTTTATGCTGAAAAAGGTGTTTTTGCGATCAACTGGTTTGAAGCCGCGCTTTCTTCGGTTTCGTTACCGGGAAAAATTGAAAGTGAAACTTTTGATATAGCCAGCAATGTGCGGAATGAAAATTCCCAGGGCACAAGCAGTGGGGCAAATGTGACTGATATTGATGACAACGATTGGCTCGACTATAATGTAAATGTTACTGCTGCCGGCACTTATACATTCTTTTTTCGTGTAGCCAATGCCTGGGGCGACGGGTTGATAGAAATCAAAGAGGGAAGCGGGCCTACACTCGGGCAGGTGAGCATTCCCCGAACCGGCGGGTGGCAAAATTACGTGACAGTAAGTACCACCGCGACATTGTCCGCAGGAAGCCACATTATCAGACTGCAGACCACACGGGGCGCATTTAATTTTGACTGGTTTGAAGTAGCGGGTACGGTACCGCTTTTAACCCAAAACCTGCCCGGAAAGATACAGGCAGAAGATTTTCACGCGATTAACGGCGTCCAGACTGAAAACTCAAATGATACCGACGGAACTGCCAATGTGAGCGGCATCGACAATGGCGATTGGATGGACTACCATGTTAATGTGCAGACAGCCGGCCCCCATGCGTTTCATTTCCGCGTTGCGAGTGCGCAGGGCAATGGATTGTTCGAAATTAAAAATACGTCGGGAGATGTGCTGGGCGCGATAAATGTACCCTGGACAGGTGGCTGGCAGACTTACGCCACTTTCAGCGACACCTTAAACCTTCCTGCGGGGCACCAGGTATTGCGGTTACAGGCCAGCCGCGGCGGATTTAATTTCAATTGGTTTGATGTACAGTCAATTACGATTCAAAAACCTGCCGGGCTTATCACATTTGCTGCGCTACCGGCCAAAAACGTGAACGATAGTCCATTTGCTTTAACGGCCACCAGTACCAATGCGGAGGTTCCTGTAACATTTTCTTCTTCAAATACTGCTGTAATTACCGTTGCGAATGCAGGAAATACCTGGCAGGCGACCATTGTAGGCGAGGGAAGTGCGGTCATAACCGCCTCCCAGACAGAAAGTAACTCATTTTCTGCTGCCCAGCCGGTTTCACATTCACAAGTGATCAACCCAAACTCACCCTCAGCCCCTGCCAATAAAATTACGATCGACGGCAAAAGATGGTACCAGCTTACCAATGCAACCAGCTCGCTTGAACCGCTTTTTGACGGTAATACCCAGGTAAGTGTCAATACCGGCTGGGGCAAGGTGATCAACGACTATGAAGCCTACTATCCCGTGCTCGAAGGTGAGCAAATGACCCTGCAAAGTATTAAGTTCTTCGATTATGAAGGCTCTGCCGCCCAGGCGCCTATGACATTATCGGTTATTACCAGCAACTGGGAGCGCATTGAAATCGCCTCTTTCAAAGGATATGAATACAATAGCTGGGTGGGCCCCTACCCGGATGCCCAAGTTGCGGAGGAGGATAAATTCAAGCTCAATGCGCCAATCGGCAATATCAGATATCTGGTACTGCGTATTCAGGGAATCCTGCCGACTGAAATAGAATTATACGGCAGCTACACGCCTCCAAGCCAGGGCGTCACGCCGGTACCGCACAAATCCGTCAGATTGGGAGATACTTTTGGTGTCAATGGTTATGAGTGGAATTTTGAAGTCGGCAACAATCCGCAGGTTATCAATGAACCGCTGATGAACGCAGCGAAGAGCTTTTCCGGATTCCGTCATTATATGGATTGGGAAAAACTGGAATCACAGCAAGGAGTCTATTCCTACAACCCCACGATTTCGGGGGGCTGGAATTATGATGCGATATACGAACGCTGCAAAGCAGAAAATATAGAAGTGCTTGCTTGCCTCAAAACACTTCCCGGCTGGATGTTAGACAGCTACCCGGCTGGCGAGCGTGACAATGAAAATGTACCTGTTCATTTCGGAATGGATTTTACGTTGCCGTCATCTTATATTGAGCAGGCAAAAATGGGTTTTCAATATGCGGCAAGATATGGCAGCAATAATGCCGTTGACCCCGCATTACTGAGCACCCACAGCACGCCAAGATGGTGGGGCGATGTTCCTAACGCTGTCAAAATTGGTCTTAATCTTGTCAAATACATTGAATGCGACAACGAGCGTGACAAATGGTGGAAAGGCCGTAAAGCTTATCAGACTGCGCGGGAATATGCCGCCAATTTATCGGCATTTTACGATGGTCATAAAAATACCATGGGGGCCGGAGTCGGTATTAAAAATGCCGACCCGAATATGAAGGTAGTGATTGCTGGCCTGGTAACAGGGTCGGATTATATCAAGGGAATGGTCGATTGGTGTAAAGAGTTTCGGGGCTACAAGCCTGATGGCAGCGTGAATCTTTGCTGGGATATCGTCAACTTCCATTTGTATATCGACAATTCAACCATGACACAAAGCGGCACTTCCACGCGCGGCACCGCGCCTGAAAATATCAATGCAAAGAAAATTATTGATGATTACGTAAAGACTTCCCACGAGTTTTCACAGGATATGCCGGTTTGGATAACAGAAACTGGTTACGATGTCAATCAGGGAAGCCCTTTGAAAGCAATTGCGATCGGCAGCAAATCGGAGCTGGTTACCCAGGCCGACTGGATCTTGAGAACTTCGCTCGTTTCGGCAAGGTCGGGGATAGAGAAGGTATTTTATTACCAAATGTATGACGACAATAATGGTTCGGGCATGTTCGGCACTTCCGGCCTGCTCAACTCAGACCAAACCCGCCGACCGGCAGCCGATTACCTTTTTCAGGTCAATAAACAGTTTGGCAATTACAGGTACAAAGAAACCCTTCATTCCGACCCTATCGTAGACCGTTACGAGCTGGACGGAAAATCAATGTATGTACTCACCGTTCCCGACGAAATTGGCCGCACCGCAGCATACACACTCAACCTGAATGAATCAGGTGTTGCGAAGATCTATACCCCGCAGGTGGGTAGTAATAATATGAGCCAGCAGCAACTTCCGATCGTTGATGGACAAGTAACCGTCACCGCCGGCGAAACGCCCATTTTTGTGATCGCTGACGCATCCAGCGCAAGAATGGCAGCCACCGAGATGCCTGCACCACTCCTTGAAGAAGCCGCACTTCACGCCGATGTAAGTGTGTATCCCAACCCAACCACCGATTACATTAGCATTGACCTCGCCAACGGAAAAACCTCGGAAATAGAAATTAAAATTTTCGAAGCCGGTACCGGCCGCCTGCATCACAAATCGAAAGTACGCAAGGCGGGCAATAAATTTTCCCACCGGATCAGTATTGCCCACTTGCCGGCTAATATGTATGTGGTAGAAATCAGTCAGGAACAGGAGCGAGCATTCCGGAAAGTCGCTAAAATGAACTGA
- a CDS encoding filamentous hemagglutinin has product MDIYQIAAWSSPTYGGGDPAGPPENPPFDPRPEVPSPDIPEETPPFEKEPETPPIQPDPGIPPVEPIVPEVDPIREPGGEPDIPAFN; this is encoded by the coding sequence ATGGATATTTACCAAATAGCAGCATGGAGTTCTCCAACTTACGGAGGCGGCGATCCGGCAGGTCCCCCAGAGAATCCGCCCTTTGATCCAAGGCCGGAAGTACCCTCCCCGGATATTCCTGAAGAAACGCCGCCGTTCGAAAAAGAGCCCGAAACACCTCCTATACAACCGGATCCGGGCATTCCTCCGGTAGAACCGATCGTACCAGAAGTAGATCCAATCAGGGAGCCCGGCGGGGAACCCGATATTCCGGCATTCAACTGA
- a CDS encoding M48 family metallopeptidase yields MMENISVRYNDGTTPVVREATLTLMPDHWLIRFLGENDRPHTVRWELARIVTEQGFTNLAIFRYHDFSEQTIECSAENFPQVLREKYPEGTFFEKKVSNTILKSPLSLVALILLLLGLLAGTYFLLLPFAARQIAAKIPRQLEVRLGETLYENITSAYKKDEVMSRKINHFAKAIDFRTDYPIQISVVKSEETNAFALPGGHIVVFDGILKKMKTKEELAALLAHEVSHVHYQHSLRSLFRSMGGYLFISFIFSDVTGIVAIIAENSNMLLNLTYSRTLETEADENAARIFRTQGISMKGLVDLFSLLQEGEQKAGYSKLLSMHPLTEERMQQARALAREQTGIRDQSELQKRWIDLKSTK; encoded by the coding sequence ATGATGGAAAATATTAGTGTGCGGTATAATGATGGAACAACCCCGGTAGTGCGCGAAGCAACGCTCACACTCATGCCCGATCACTGGCTGATCCGGTTTTTAGGGGAAAATGACCGGCCACACACAGTTCGCTGGGAGCTCGCACGCATTGTTACAGAACAGGGCTTTACAAACCTGGCAATCTTCAGGTACCACGATTTTTCTGAGCAAACCATTGAATGCAGCGCAGAGAACTTTCCTCAAGTACTCAGGGAAAAGTATCCTGAAGGGACTTTTTTCGAAAAGAAAGTTTCGAATACAATTCTGAAAAGCCCGCTCTCTCTGGTCGCGCTAATCCTTCTTCTGCTTGGACTGCTGGCCGGAACCTACTTCCTGCTCCTCCCATTCGCAGCCAGGCAAATTGCCGCTAAAATTCCGCGGCAACTGGAAGTCAGGCTGGGTGAAACCTTGTATGAAAACATTACTTCGGCTTACAAAAAGGATGAGGTAATGTCCAGAAAAATTAATCATTTCGCCAAGGCGATTGATTTCAGAACCGATTATCCGATTCAGATCAGCGTTGTAAAAAGCGAGGAAACGAATGCATTTGCGCTTCCGGGAGGACATATTGTAGTATTTGACGGGATTTTGAAGAAGATGAAAACAAAAGAGGAGCTGGCAGCACTTCTGGCCCACGAAGTCTCGCACGTTCACTACCAGCATTCGCTAAGAAGCCTTTTTCGAAGTATGGGAGGTTACCTGTTCATTTCCTTTATTTTCAGTGACGTAACCGGTATCGTCGCGATCATTGCAGAAAACTCGAATATGCTTTTGAACCTCACCTATTCACGGACTCTGGAAACGGAGGCTGACGAAAACGCGGCCCGCATATTCCGGACGCAGGGTATCAGCATGAAAGGCCTCGTGGATTTGTTTAGTTTGTTGCAGGAAGGTGAACAAAAAGCGGGTTACAGCAAGCTGCTCAGTATGCACCCGCTGACCGAAGAGCGGATGCAGCAGGCGCGTGCATTGGCACGGGAACAAACCGGTATTCGGGATCAATCCGAACTGCAAAAGCGATGGATTGATCTCAAAAGCACCAAATGA
- a CDS encoding mechanosensitive ion channel family protein yields the protein MIFAQISKVVDPIAVKLDRWFDEGIRFVPNMVIAIVILVIFRFLARYGSRFMEKVLGRASQNIALVSLVSAITRIAIVMSGLFFALGVLGLDKTVTSLLAGAGVLALALGFAFQDLTTNFISGAFIAIQRPIKVGDVIETNGFTGKVLSIGLRSVKMDNFAGQQVELPSKDIFQKPIVNFTYSGERRVQVDCSIGYKDDLVVVENLALSVITQLDFLQKTKRVELNFTRFTEKSIDFEILFWIDQARIGPGPAKSLAMKAVKRVFDENGISFPTPVAPVRVGTSPHDFKEL from the coding sequence ATGATTTTTGCGCAGATTTCAAAAGTGGTTGATCCGATAGCTGTAAAGCTGGACAGGTGGTTTGACGAAGGGATTCGTTTCGTGCCAAATATGGTGATTGCTATCGTGATCCTGGTCATTTTCCGTTTTTTGGCGAGGTATGGAAGCCGGTTTATGGAAAAGGTACTTGGCCGGGCGTCTCAGAATATTGCGCTTGTCAGCCTGGTTTCAGCGATTACCAGGATCGCTATTGTGATGTCCGGCCTGTTTTTCGCCCTGGGTGTACTGGGATTGGACAAAACGGTTACTTCCCTGCTGGCTGGTGCCGGCGTGCTGGCCCTGGCGCTGGGTTTCGCTTTTCAGGATCTGACGACGAATTTTATCTCAGGTGCCTTCATCGCGATTCAACGTCCGATCAAGGTGGGCGATGTGATCGAAACCAATGGATTTACCGGTAAGGTACTGTCCATCGGGTTGCGGTCGGTAAAGATGGATAATTTCGCTGGCCAGCAAGTTGAGTTGCCGAGCAAGGATATCTTCCAGAAACCGATCGTAAACTTCACTTATTCAGGTGAAAGAAGGGTGCAGGTTGATTGCAGTATTGGTTACAAAGACGATCTGGTCGTCGTAGAAAACCTGGCGCTATCCGTCATCACGCAGCTGGATTTTTTACAAAAGACGAAACGAGTTGAACTGAACTTCACCAGGTTCACCGAAAAAAGCATTGACTTCGAAATCCTTTTCTGGATCGACCAAGCCAGGATCGGCCCGGGGCCTGCGAAAAGTTTGGCGATGAAGGCCGTGAAGCGAGTTTTTGATGAGAATGGGATTTCGTTTCCGACGCCGGTAGCGCCGGTAAGAGTAGGAACAAGCCCTCATGATTTCAAGGAGCTTTGA
- a CDS encoding SHOCT domain-containing protein translates to MKALTKEGQQHVSEIAERYSLKTESVETLLKAVINGGGKMAQFNIAELGGQGQWMRGGMTMVGDMFNSSVRTTVDKICNELSDLVTSKVLFEESADLSNGEHASHESYQKQGTGTWPAVFGNPTSSGSQNSFHYAYFSPVHRLVIDEDGKRTIYDTKHHQITGVSQQQGPGNSYRFTSQDGYVDLHNLPVISEPRDGSPRDGSPGDASPGDASPGDGSVKEQSQPTPGIVYDVTATADLRTESTGNSPQDIIIATIEKINVLYERGQITEEEFKSKKQELLTRL, encoded by the coding sequence ATGAAAGCGTTAACAAAAGAAGGTCAGCAGCACGTTTCGGAGATTGCTGAAAGATATAGTCTGAAAACCGAGTCGGTAGAAACGCTGCTCAAAGCTGTTATCAACGGCGGCGGAAAAATGGCACAGTTCAATATTGCCGAGCTGGGCGGACAGGGACAATGGATGCGCGGAGGAATGACAATGGTAGGGGATATGTTCAATAGTTCGGTAAGAACAACCGTGGACAAAATCTGTAACGAGCTTTCGGACCTGGTAACTTCCAAGGTGCTTTTTGAAGAATCGGCTGATTTGTCGAATGGAGAACATGCGTCTCACGAAAGTTATCAGAAGCAGGGTACCGGCACCTGGCCGGCAGTTTTTGGAAACCCGACTTCAAGCGGCTCTCAAAACAGTTTTCACTATGCATATTTTTCGCCGGTGCACAGGCTTGTGATCGATGAGGATGGAAAGAGAACGATCTACGATACGAAGCATCATCAGATAACCGGTGTATCACAGCAGCAGGGCCCTGGCAATTCGTACAGGTTCACAAGTCAGGATGGTTACGTGGACCTCCACAATCTCCCGGTAATATCAGAGCCGCGCGACGGTTCGCCGCGCGACGGTTCGCCGGGCGACGCCTCGCCGGGCGACGCCTCGCCGGGCGACGGTTCAGTAAAAGAACAATCGCAACCTACGCCCGGGATTGTATACGATGTCACTGCTACTGCTGATTTGAGAACTGAAAGTACAGGGAATAGCCCGCAGGATATTATCATCGCTACGATCGAAAAAATCAATGTGCTATATGAGAGAGGGCAGATCACGGAAGAGGAATTTAAATCCAAAAAACAGGAATTGCTCACAAGGCTTTAA
- a CDS encoding M4 family metallopeptidase gives MKSPILLLIVFLFFNGSSFAQNSRQRDIDAFASQTGAITTTDRATNSLNHLRFPIGQALNLEGSSPEQKALFFITKYANLFERNPAKDSYQVKEVKRDNYGLDHVVLQQFHDRVPVYDGVLKFHFNKEGRLTSLNGNFIIAENLNATPSISSEEVGQTAIKLVTGQKTGKFAAPLKINKNALFVFQKGLAQGYKGPLHLVYEVEVRNDADVREFLYIDAHSKELVEQFTGMHSIDRKLYETSVSDPNLKWQESDGTGGAKYNALDQWQKSEVDAAGHIYNLMKNAFGQNSYDNAGAAMVTVHNNINCANASWNGSTANFCQDVAADDVVAHEWAHAYTEYTSGLIYAWQAGALNESYSDIWGETVDLLNAYFDNGENNGIRNACGSSTRWRTGEQATAFGGAIRDMWDPTCNGDPGKISDQQYWCDNGDAGGVHSNSGILNHAFALLVDGGNYNGKTIQGLGLTKAAHIFWHAQEVHMTSTTDFAAQADILEASLTDLIGIDLPKLSTEAVNSGFSGIKITAADLSELSEVIAAIEMRIENNCSFQPLFKPVDVLCDGASPQNAFFYENFENGIANWTLSTSSAYGNWTPPLWKINNTPPAGRSGKVIFARNTDGNCENNIKSGSTNISSPQITVPVDAIGPFTLAFDHFVSLESGRDGGSISYKINAGAWQNIPESAFIANGYNTVLFDFFSGGNEGAVTSDWGQSRINLSALGLTAGQSIQFRWELHSDGCDGWEGWFVDDVRVYSCTRPTVQFTEAGSWVNEGEANISNSDPYGCLPFIEKSVTIKINKAPSHPVTVTLNSPTGTANNGVNSDYSITPESFVLQAGQLAKDVIIRIYNDAYVEDSESITLSYSLSSPDGGNATPETFNQQHVLTITDDDIMPGTVQSNLISADFNNHSIPAGWKISGCCKYPETWGVVDWGTQYSLDTSGPPLLAISSELGNGPMDQTVETSAFNATELTSINLSFSQYLGIYQYDFPEQAMIDVWDGASWHNLLTQDQAGGTLGYWKSPSNINISIPIAYANPAMKIRFRYIANWDYWWLIDNVQVSGTYKPAIQSAVSTTPDSQYLGPNATVYFRDPQSSDLIAKIKNLTAHDYGCTSVEVDRAGTDKTAWVGGYSITTKTFKVTPTNDDLNGNYEITLYYKASELPTFNGNKIKSMGKSEGSIAQATLANSISAPASLAILNSDFAYTATFTGGFSGFGLSDAPAGGALPVTLSKFEGKNTAEGNVLLWETAAEVNNEHFVIERSTNGKDFTAISKMAGVGTSAITNKYSFTDRTLERALHYYRLKQVDKDGTFAYSKIIAIQSPANSGLKFFPNPVQSTLFFEISDLDIETCNLTVTNSAGKIVLRDEKLVLENGKIALNVSQLAPGIYIVTASTPSGNYNFSIIKAP, from the coding sequence ATGAAATCTCCTATCCTCCTCTTAATTGTTTTTCTGTTTTTCAACGGATCATCTTTCGCTCAAAATAGCCGTCAGAGAGATATTGATGCATTTGCCAGCCAAACTGGCGCAATCACGACCACAGACAGGGCTACCAATTCTCTCAATCATCTCAGGTTTCCGATCGGCCAAGCGCTCAATCTGGAAGGCTCTTCGCCTGAGCAAAAGGCATTGTTTTTTATTACGAAGTATGCTAATCTGTTCGAAAGAAACCCGGCTAAAGATTCCTATCAGGTCAAAGAAGTTAAAAGAGACAACTACGGGCTTGATCACGTCGTCCTGCAACAATTCCATGATAGGGTACCCGTTTATGACGGGGTTTTAAAATTCCATTTTAATAAAGAAGGCAGACTGACTTCTCTGAACGGCAATTTCATCATCGCTGAAAACCTGAATGCAACTCCGTCAATATCATCGGAAGAAGTTGGGCAAACCGCGATCAAGCTGGTGACCGGGCAGAAAACCGGCAAGTTTGCAGCACCATTGAAAATCAATAAAAATGCGCTGTTTGTATTTCAAAAGGGTCTTGCGCAAGGCTATAAGGGGCCTCTGCATTTGGTCTATGAAGTGGAAGTACGCAATGATGCAGATGTCAGAGAGTTTTTGTATATCGATGCACATTCAAAGGAGCTGGTGGAACAGTTCACGGGCATGCACAGCATTGATCGCAAGTTGTATGAAACATCCGTTTCTGATCCCAATTTGAAATGGCAGGAGTCGGATGGAACCGGCGGGGCGAAGTACAATGCCCTGGATCAATGGCAGAAATCAGAAGTTGATGCGGCGGGGCATATTTATAATTTGATGAAGAATGCATTTGGGCAGAATTCGTATGATAATGCGGGGGCGGCGATGGTTACGGTTCATAACAATATCAATTGTGCCAATGCAAGCTGGAATGGCTCAACAGCTAATTTCTGCCAAGATGTTGCGGCTGATGATGTGGTTGCCCACGAATGGGCGCATGCGTATACTGAATATACAAGTGGACTCATATATGCCTGGCAAGCTGGCGCACTCAATGAATCATACTCAGATATATGGGGAGAAACCGTTGATCTATTGAACGCCTACTTTGACAATGGAGAAAACAACGGAATAAGAAATGCCTGCGGAAGCTCAACAAGATGGCGCACCGGAGAGCAGGCAACGGCCTTTGGCGGTGCAATTAGAGATATGTGGGATCCTACCTGCAACGGAGATCCTGGTAAAATTTCTGATCAACAATATTGGTGTGATAACGGAGACGCTGGCGGAGTACATTCTAACTCTGGGATTTTGAATCATGCATTTGCTTTATTGGTAGATGGCGGCAATTACAATGGAAAAACCATTCAGGGCCTCGGCCTCACAAAAGCAGCCCACATTTTCTGGCATGCCCAAGAGGTTCATATGACTTCAACGACAGACTTTGCGGCGCAAGCAGATATACTGGAAGCTTCTTTAACAGACTTGATTGGAATCGACTTACCAAAATTATCAACGGAAGCTGTTAACAGCGGTTTTTCAGGTATCAAAATTACGGCGGCTGACCTTTCAGAATTGTCCGAAGTAATTGCTGCGATTGAAATGAGAATAGAAAATAACTGCAGCTTTCAGCCACTATTTAAGCCGGTTGATGTGCTATGTGATGGTGCCTCTCCACAAAATGCATTTTTTTATGAAAACTTTGAAAATGGGATCGCCAACTGGACGCTTAGCACCTCAAGTGCTTATGGAAACTGGACACCACCTCTTTGGAAGATAAACAATACTCCGCCGGCTGGTAGAAGCGGGAAAGTAATTTTTGCCAGGAATACGGATGGAAATTGTGAAAATAATATCAAAAGCGGCTCGACAAATATCAGCAGCCCTCAAATTACAGTTCCTGTGGATGCTATTGGCCCCTTCACTCTTGCCTTTGATCACTTTGTGTCACTTGAATCTGGACGGGACGGCGGAAGTATTAGCTACAAGATTAACGCGGGAGCTTGGCAAAATATCCCAGAGTCTGCATTCATTGCCAATGGATACAACACAGTGCTGTTTGATTTTTTTTCTGGTGGAAATGAAGGTGCTGTAACCTCAGATTGGGGCCAGAGTCGAATCAATTTAAGTGCACTCGGACTCACCGCTGGCCAGTCGATTCAATTTCGATGGGAATTACATAGCGATGGTTGTGATGGATGGGAAGGGTGGTTTGTTGATGATGTTAGGGTTTATTCTTGTACCAGACCAACAGTGCAATTTACAGAAGCTGGTTCCTGGGTAAATGAAGGAGAAGCGAACATTTCTAATTCTGATCCATATGGATGCTTGCCTTTTATTGAAAAATCTGTCACAATTAAAATCAATAAAGCGCCTTCACATCCCGTAACTGTAACACTAAATAGCCCAACAGGGACTGCAAATAACGGCGTCAATTCGGATTACAGTATTACACCCGAATCGTTTGTCTTACAAGCGGGCCAGTTAGCTAAAGATGTCATTATAAGAATATACAATGATGCGTATGTTGAAGATAGCGAGTCCATCACGCTAAGTTATTCCTTGTCTAGCCCCGATGGAGGCAATGCAACGCCAGAAACATTCAATCAACAGCACGTTCTAACAATAACAGATGATGATATAATGCCTGGAACTGTGCAAAGCAATTTGATTTCCGCAGATTTCAATAATCATTCAATTCCCGCTGGCTGGAAAATTTCCGGATGTTGCAAGTATCCTGAAACCTGGGGTGTTGTCGACTGGGGGACTCAGTACTCATTAGACACAAGTGGCCCTCCATTACTTGCTATCTCAAGTGAACTGGGAAATGGGCCAATGGATCAGACGGTTGAAACTTCGGCCTTCAACGCTACTGAGCTGACATCAATAAATCTATCATTTTCGCAGTATTTGGGAATTTATCAATACGACTTCCCCGAACAGGCAATGATAGACGTTTGGGACGGAGCTTCATGGCATAACTTGCTCACACAAGATCAGGCAGGTGGAACATTGGGGTATTGGAAATCACCGTCCAACATCAATATTTCTATACCAATTGCCTATGCTAACCCTGCAATGAAAATTAGATTTAGGTATATCGCAAATTGGGATTACTGGTGGCTAATCGACAATGTTCAAGTTTCTGGAACTTACAAACCTGCGATTCAGAGTGCAGTCTCAACAACCCCCGACTCCCAATACCTAGGCCCAAACGCGACGGTCTACTTCCGTGACCCACAATCCAGCGATCTCATTGCCAAAATCAAAAACCTGACCGCCCACGATTATGGCTGTACGTCGGTTGAAGTCGACCGGGCCGGAACTGACAAAACGGCCTGGGTAGGCGGATACAGCATAACTACCAAAACTTTCAAAGTCACTCCAACCAACGATGATCTCAACGGAAATTATGAAATAACCCTATACTACAAAGCCTCAGAACTGCCCACTTTCAATGGAAATAAAATTAAGTCGATGGGCAAGAGCGAAGGCAGCATAGCCCAGGCGACTCTGGCAAACAGCATTTCTGCCCCCGCCAGTCTAGCTATTCTAAACTCCGACTTCGCTTATACAGCGACCTTCACTGGTGGTTTTAGCGGCTTTGGGCTTTCCGACGCGCCTGCGGGGGGCGCATTGCCGGTGACTCTGTCAAAATTCGAAGGGAAAAATACTGCCGAGGGAAATGTTCTTTTGTGGGAAACAGCTGCGGAAGTTAATAATGAACATTTTGTGATCGAGAGATCTACCAATGGAAAGGATTTTACCGCGATTTCAAAGATGGCGGGTGTTGGAACTTCGGCAATCACCAATAAATACAGTTTTACCGACCGTACCCTTGAAAGGGCATTGCATTACTATCGGCTAAAGCAGGTAGACAAAGACGGCACGTTCGCGTACAGCAAAATAATTGCGATACAATCGCCAGCTAATTCCGGCCTAAAATTTTTCCCCAACCCCGTGCAATCGACCTTGTTTTTTGAAATATCAGATCTTGATATTGAAACCTGTAATTTGACCGTAACTAACTCAGCAGGAAAAATTGTTTTGAGGGATGAAAAATTAGTTTTAGAAAATGGGAAAATAGCGTTAAATGTGTCACAGTTGGCTCCTGGAATTTATATAGTTACGGCGTCTACTCCTTCTGGCAATTACAATTTCTCTATAATCAAAGCTCCTTGA